The Candidatus Rubidus massiliensis DNA segment TTGCTGTTTACTCACAACACATCTGGCCCAGATATAACGAATAAGAACTAACGTTGCAAATGTACTTCCCACTCCAACTACAACTGCCCCCACAATAGGGTTTATTTTAATAAGAGTTACCCCGGTAAAAATGATTCCTAACGCAATGCCTATGGGCTGCCATAAACTTAATTTGGTTTCATTTACCACAAAAGATGGGTCTAACTGTAACACACTTTTAATAGTCGTCATAAACACCTCTAAAGAAGGTGCAATCATAGCATATGTCTATTAAGAAATGAATAAGAATCATAACCTAAAAGTATGTTTATTTGGACAATTGATCCACGTCACAAGCCGTTGATTTTCTTGATTTTAAGTATTCATTTTGGGAAAATGAAGGTATATAACGTAATTTAAAGGGAGGTCCCTCAAGCGATGATATTTTTTAACCCGCGGAACCCCAAGGGTTAAACCTTATAGTTAACAAGGAGAAAAATATGAAAAAGCTATTGTTTTTAATGGCTTTTGTAATCGTTGGATCAACGCCCTTTTCACCTTTGAACGCCCAGACAGAAAATGGTCCTTATGTTAAAGAGCCCTATAACGATCAAAACCAATACTATCCAAGTCAATATCGCCCCTCTTACAATGAAAATCAAAGAGGCTATAGTGACCCAAATCCAGTAAGAAGAGCACACCCTAGCGCTCCTCCAAGCTACTACACCCATCCTCTTCCTCCCGGAGAAAAATATCCTGGAGATATCTAAATTATCCTTAAAAGAGCTTAAGACACAAACGACAAAATTAGCTTTCTTGGGTCTCTTTAAAGAAAGCTAATTTTTTTTATTAATACACTTAAAAAAATTTCTACTTCCATTTTTGCAATAGTTAAGTTATAAAACAAAGTTAGAAAAAATATTTGCAAACTCTTACAAAACTTAATAGAACTACGGGACTTGCAAAAAACGACAAAGAATTTTGGAGTAAAGAATGAAGAAATTTACTGCTGTTTTAAGTTTAGCAATTTTAGGCGTCTTTGCAGTATATATTCACAAACAAATTTATCCAAAAGAGCTCTCTTCTAAGACCATTTCAAAGCCAAAAGAATTAGAAATAGTTGATTTAGCAACGGTTGATGGTTTATTAAAGCAGGATCGTATAGAAGAAGCTGCTTCTATTGTTTCGTCTCATCTTTTCGATGCCACACCCACCCTACTAGAAAATCGATGGGCCGAAATTGGCATAGAGATTGCACAAAAAGAACATAATTTACCGATTTTGCTAAAGCTTTATTCTTCCTATCCGAAAATTTTTGAGAAAAATGAACTCGCTTCCATTTTATTAGCCGATTTTTTCCTTCTTCAAAACGATACGAATAATTTAGAAAAAATTAGAGACAGTTGGAGAGGTAAAGAAATTCAAGAAAATAAGTGGTTTTTGATCGACGTTGATACAATGCTGTATCAGGGTAAAACGGAAGAAGCTTTACAGTTACTTCACCGCTTTAATTTTGAAGGTAAATCTGACGCAGATCGATATTTACGATTGGCCTTCATTTATTTTTCAGAACACCCCCATAAAGCCTGGGAATTTTTAGAGGTAGCCAAGAATATTGACCCTTTAAACCCTCACATTCACACTTATATGGGCCTTTTATCTGAAGCTGCTGGGGAAAAAAGAGTGGCAAATAAAGAATTTGAAACTGCTGCCAAATTGCAACCGAATAATGTTTATCTTCAAGACCAATTAGCAGAATTTTATGTTAGAAACAAACAATTAGCTTTAGCTTATCCTATCTGGCAAAAGATGACTCAATTTGCATCAGCTGATCTTCTTTGGTCAAAAGCTCTTTTTTGGGATAAAGTTTACAAACCTCTTACACCAACACCTAATATCACAAAAATTCCAAAAGGCAAAATGCATTCTTTTGTAGAATACTTGCTAACATTGGATAAAAATGAGTTTTGGAATGAAACAGCTTATAATAATGTTCAAGAAGGCTTTAAATGGAAAAATCAAGAACAATCAATTTACTGGCTTAATTTACTACAAACTTTAAAAGAGGGTTCTGATCAAAAAGCCTGGGAATTAGTGCATAATAAGAGTTTCCAAGAAGAAATTTGGGATCACGACTTAGATTTAGCCCTTAAGTATGTTTTGGCTTATAAACTAAGACGTCCAATGCCAACAGAAAGGTTTTCAGATAACGCCAATCCTTTTTTTCAATCCTTAACAAGTTTACATAAATCTGACGAGCATATTTACTCACCTTTAAATTCCATTCTCGAAAATAATTATATCTATTCTTTTCTTTTTTTGGCTGCCGATTGGAATGAAGCAGCTTTAAGGCTCTCTTACCCAAAACAAAATGATAGTTATTTACCAGAGTGGATTTCATATAAATACACAGAAGCTCTTACCAAAAATAGAAGCGATTTAGATGCATTGGAATATGCTTTAATACAAAGTCCTATGCCGAGTTTAGATATTTTAATTGGTAAACTTTTTTTAAAAAAAGGGAATAAGCAATCAGCACTTGTGCATTTTGAAAGAGCTGCTATCATTGAAAATGAAACGGGTAAGCATGCGGCTTGGCTTGCTACCAAAACCTATCTAGATGATAATTCGATACAAATGGCTAAAAAAATGATTGAATATAATCGTTTATTAGCAAATAGCGTTTTAGGTAAAGAGACTTTAGCACAAATTGCTATAAAAGAAGGTGATAATAAAAATGCTGAAGAAATTTATCTAAGTATTATAGATCATTCCAATATAGCAAAATCTTACCTTGCTAAAAAAGCCTACGAAGAAAAGAATTGGCAAAAAGCTAAAGAGCTAACAGCTTATTTATTAAAAGCAAATCCAGATCATCCCTTGTTAAAAGAAAATTATGATAAAATTATTGCGGAAGAAAAAAAAGAGCTGCAAAAAATAGGTTATTGAACTGGTAAACAATCTTATATTAGTAACATTTTTACATAATTTTTCAAGATGCTTATTTATTTGTTTTAACTAATTAGGAATTAACATTAATAACTATTTTACCTAAATGTTTTTGAGAAGCTAAATAATTATAAGCTTCCTTAGCATGATCGAATGAGAATACTTTATCAACAATTGGAATTAGCTTCGAAGATTCTACAGCTTTCATTAATAAATGTAATTGCTCAGCAGATTCCATATAAATTCCCTTAAGGGCAATTTGTTTCACTAATAAATCTATGATATCAATTTGCGTCAAATGATTATCAAGTCGTCCAATCACAGCAACTCTAGCGCCGTAGGCACAAACTTTTAAAGTTTGGCTTAAAATCTCACCACCAGCCACGTCGATAACCACGTTGACGCCAAGCCCTTTCGTTATTTCTTTGACTTGTTTAACCCATTCATTATCTTTGTAATTAACTGTATAATCAACTCCAAGTGTTTTCTTAACAAATTGCTGCTTTTCTTCTGAAGAACTTGTTAGGATTACTTTAGCTCCAGCTATTTTTGCAAGTTGAGCTGCAAAAAGAGAAACTCCACCAGTACCATGTAATAAAACAAATTCTCCGGGTAATACTTTACCGTGAGTGATCAAAGCAGCCCAGGCTGTAAGACCCGCTACCGTAAATGTTGAGCCTTGAAAAAAATCTAAATGATCGGGCAAATGAACTAAAGCATGGTCTGGATAAATCATAAAATCGGCTAATGTACCATCAATACCACTGTAACCAATGGATGACCTAGCCCATTGAGAAGTTAATGTACCAGCTATCCAATCTTTAAAAGGAGCATTTAGAACGCGATCGCCGATCTTAAAATTTTTAACTTTTTTGCCAACTTCAACGATGACACCTGACATATCCGATAAAGGGATAAAGGGTTCAAACTCCTTACCTCCATATTCTCCATTAGCAATCAGTAAATCTCGATAATTCAAAGAACAAGCTTTAACATTAATCAATACGTCGTGATCATTAAGATTACCTTTAAAGTCTTTTGAAGATTTTTTTAAATTATTTACCCCTTTGCCATCTACAAAATAACATTTCATAACACACCACTTTTTTATCATTGTTAAAGCAAAAAGTTTTTAATTAAGTTTTTTTTAATCGTAAAAATAATTTACTTCAAGCCCTTGATGAAAATTATTTTAGTAGATAGGCTATTTCTTTAACCTTGAGCGAACAGATGGGATAGATAATCTATTTATTTGATGACTGTTGCTTAATTTGAATTTTATTAGGAAAAAAATGAATCAAGACACTTTAGAAACCACTCTTTTAGATGCAAAACTCATTCAACCCAAAATTTACGGCGATGAAAGAGGCTTTTTTTTCGAAAGTTTCAATGCAAGAGATTTTAAAAAAAATTATGGTATTGACGAACTATTTGTACAAGATAATCATTCAAGATCGCCTAAAAATGTATTGAGAGGTCTTCATTATCAAATTCATAATGCCCAAGGAAAACTTGTGCGGGTTGTTAGTGGTCAGGTCTATGATGTAATAGTCGATTTACGCCACAGTTCATCTACTTTTGGTAAATGGCAAGGTTTTTATCTTTCTGCTGAAAATAAAACCATGCTATACATTCCCCCAGGTTTCGCTCATGGTTTTTTAGTGATGAGTGAATATGCGGACTTTCTATACAAAACAACAAATTATTATGATCCTTCTGCAGAACGCTCAATTATTTGGAATGACAAAGATTTAGCCATTGAGTGGCCTTTAGAAGTAGAGCCAATCTTATCGGCTAAAGATAAAAATGGAACATCTTTTAAAGAGGCTGAAAAATACCAATGAGAAAAATATTATTAGTTGGAAATCTGGGACAAGTTGGTTATGAGTTACAAAGAAGTCTCTCTTCACTCGGACAAGTGATCGGAGTTGATCGAAACGAATTAGATATAACAGACGTTTCTAAACTTAAGGATTTTGTAAGAGAGCTTAAACCACAAGTTATTGTTAATGCAGCGGCATACACGGCCGTTGATCGCGCTGAATCTGAGGCATCCTTAGCAAAAAAAATTAATGCTGATGCACCAACAATTTTAGCTGAAGAAGCAAAAAGGTTGAATGCTTGCTTAATCCACTATTCCACTGATTACGTTTTTGATGGTACTAAAGATGGGTTATACTCAGAAGATGATATCCCCAATCCTTTAGGCATATACGGGCAAACTAAGCTAGATGGAGAATTAGGAATTCAACACACTGGTTGTGATCATCTTATCTTTCGCACAAGCTGGGTATATGGATCTAGGGGACAAAACTTTTTGCTAACTATGCTACGTTTATCGCAAGAAAAAGAATTTTTAAAAATTGTTAATGACCAAGTAGGAGCACCAACCTGGTCTCGCTTTTTAGCCGATGCTACAGCTCAAATCTTGGCTATAACATTGAGTCAAAAAGAAGAGATAAGACAAAACCTTTGGGGAACTTATCATTTAACATCGCAAAAACATACAACCTGGTATGATTTTACACGTGCAATAATTGAAGAAGGTAAACATTCTTTGCAGTTTACAAAAGCCGCGATGTTATCTCCCATTACTACCGAAGAATATCCTACACCTGCAAAAAGACCTAAAAATTCTAAGTTAGATTTGAGTAAGGTACAAAAAACGTTTGGGATTTATCCACCCCAATGGGATGTTTCTTTAAAAATGTGTGTAGAAGAAATCGCTCAAAAAAAATCCTCTTAATTTCTTACACGTCAAGAAAACGGATGATTTTTTTTGAAGAGCTTTAGCACTGGATCATTCGTTTTTTTGGCATAGGGTGAATTCTTAAGATGAATTACTGATTGGTAATAAACAGTTATGATCAATCAGTAAAAATTAACTTACAAAGATTTAAACATTTTTTAAAGCTAAGCGTATTAACGTCGCTAAATCAGCTGAATCGTTTTCTTTTAAAGAACTTTTGATAGCTTTTTGGGCTACTTGCTGAGAATAACCTAAATGAATTAAAGCATTTAAGGCATCTTTAACAATAGCAGATTCTTTTTTATCTATAGTGTCTACCATATAGCTTTGTATTTCTAGGCAACTGATTGAATTAATTTTATCCTTTAATTCAATTAACAACCGTTCAGCTGTTTTTTTTCCTATGCCTGGCACTTTACAAAGTGACATAACATCGCTAGTTTTTATTGCGTGTAAAAATTCTTTTAGTTGGAGATGTCCAATCATACTAACACCGGTTTTGGGACCAACGCCTGAAACCGTTATTAACACTTCAAATAGATCTCGTTCAGATTCACTTAAAAAACCATATAAAGTTTGTGACATTTCTCTTATGACAAAAGAAGTATGCAGATGTATTTTTGTTAAAAGAGGAGGAAGTTGTTCATAGATATGAGCCGGTATAAATATTTTATATCCAATGCCATTGACATTGATCACAACAAAGATTGGTGAGGCAAAATGCAAAATTCCTTCAACAAAATGGATCATTTAAATTTCCTTTTGCAAGTTACATTTAGAATGCAAATTAAGGGCATGGCAAATGGCTAATGATAAAGCATCAGCTGCATCTTGAGGTTGAGGCAATTCTTTTAAATTTAAAAGAGATTTTGTCATTTGTTGCACCTGTGATTTACTAGCTTTTCCCCATCCAACAGTTGCTATTTTAGCTTTTGTGGGACTATATTCATAGACTTTTAATGAACGAATTTTTGCTGCCAAAATAGCTAGACATCTAGCGCCGCCTAGGGTTAATGCGCTTCTTGGGTTTTTATCAACATATTGAGATTCTACAACTAAGACATGAGGTAAATAATTGTCTAAAATTTGCAGTAATGACTGATAAATTATTAAATATCTATCTGATAAGGCTAACGATGGTGGAGGTCTTATACATCCGTAGTCAATTGCACGATAATGGCTACCATTTGTAGCAATTAACCCATATCCTGTAACGCGAGTTCCAGGATCAATCCCTATAATAATTGTTTCATTACTTTTCATGATTAATCAAACCTAATCTAACCTAATCAAATAGAGATTTTCTAATAGATGTATTTTTGGAACTCTGAGAAAATAAAGCTAGAGAATTATCTTCTTCTTTATTTTCAGAGTAAACCTCATTTAAAATAAGCTTTTCATCCGGTTTGACAATTGACTTAAGCTCCGCTTTAACATTTGGCGTGGAGATTTCGTTTATCAATAATTCATTAAATTTTTCTAATAGACTTTGCATTTGTAAATGCTTTTCTTCGATCTTTTTATATTGATCAATTTTTTTACTTAAGACTTGCCACTTGTCATGCAAGTCGACATATTTTTTTTCCCAATTTTTAATCTGCTCATTACCATTTTTTTCTATTTGTTGGTAGGAATCAATTTTAAGATTTAAATCATCAATTTTTTCTCGCAATATTGTATTTTGCTCGTTTAATCCATTTAATGTTTCTTTTTGCAAATCATTACTATCTTGTAAAATGGCATGATCTTTGACCTTTTTAGCTAAATGCTGTTGAGCTAACTGCAAATCTTCTTCGAGGGTAATAATTGATTCTTTTAATTGAATAATTTCAGATTTTAAATTTTCTATAACTTGCTGTTTATTTATAAGTTCTTGATTTAAATTTTCTTGCTCCTTTTGCAATTCTTGGCAAACACCTTCTATTTTTTTGTATACATTAGCTTGTTCGTGGATTTCTTCAGTTTTTAAGAGCAGTTCCTGTTGCAAAGAATCTTTTTCTTTCTCGAAAATTAGAGCATTTTCTTGTTCATTTTTAAGAGCAATCTGAAGCTTTTCTCCAACTTCCCTTAACTCATTTTTTTGTAATTCCAATATTTTTTGCAATTGTGTCATTTTGCTATGAATTTGCGATTTTTGAGACACAACTTCTATATATTTTCCCTCTAAATCTTTCACATCTCTTATTGTTTTAGCAAGGGTAGATCTTATAGATTCAAGCTCTTTATTAGATTCGTTAAGAATAAGTTCTTTTTCTTTTAATTCTTCTTTTGTTTTCTGATGAGAGTTTTTTTCATCGTTTAATCTTGCAATCAGCTCATCTATTTGGCATTGTTTTTGTACTTTTTCTTCAAAGTTTTTATTTACTTTTTCTTTTAGTTGATCAAATTGCCTACGAATATTTTCCAGTTCGTTTTCAGCATCAAGTTTTAATCTTTGTTCTTCATAATAATTTGCTTGAAGGGAGTCTAATTTTTCTTTTAATTGCTCAATTTTTGAAATATTTCTTTTTTCAGTCTCATTACACTCAAATAGCATTTCTTCTAACACTTTATTTTTTAGGTGTAATTCTTTCCCCTCTTCTTTTAACTTTTCTACATGTGCCTTTTCAATATTGTATTGCTGTTCTAATTGTGATTGTATAGCTAAGTTTTTTTTATTTTGTTCTAATAGATTCTCGAGCGTATGATCCCTTTCAATATTTTGTTTTGTAAGACGTTTTAGACCAAATTCAAACTTTTCTAATTCGATTATTTTATTTTCTTTGTCTTGTAAAACAGCACGTAATTTAAGTAATTGTTCTTTCCATTTCGATTCTTGCTCTAAAGATACTTTAAGCTGTTGTTCTACATTTCGATATTTTTCATGCAAAAAAAGCAACTGCTTTTCAAGTCTTTTTTTATCTTCTATTGCAAAAGTATTTAAATGATTTGTTTGACTCATATATTTTTGTTTATTTTCACAAGATTTTTAAAATTTAACCATAAAATCATATTTCAATGTCTATTTTTACAAGACGATCTATTCTTATATCCTTATGTAAGAGCTGTTGAGAATAAGATTTAAAGCTTATGGAGTAAATGAAAATAAATTGTTTGTCCAGAATATTTCCTACTATTAAAATTGTAAGAATATTAATCTTAAACTTAGATTATTTATCCCAAATCTTCCAAAACTATTTTTAAATTGGATTTTAATTAAAAGCAAAGCGATTATGCAGATTAACTTAAAGCCGACACCTTCAAATATTATCATTCGAATGCCTAATTGGATTGGTGATAGTATCATGGCAAGCGCTATTATTAAAGATATACGAACAAAATATCCAAATTCAAAAATTACTCTTCTTTGCCAAGGAGCTATTCATCAACTATTTTTACACAATCCATTTGTAGATGAAGTATTGCAATTTAAAAAACCAAATGGTTGGATTCACCGCATTCACCATTTTGAGTTAATTGATATCTTGCAAAAAGGACAATATGATTTAGGCATTCTTCTTCCCAATTCTTTTTCGTCTGCATGGTGGTTTTATCGTGGTAAAGTAAAAAACAGATTAGGCTACACAGGTCATAATCGCTCTTGGCTATTAAATTATCCCATTCCCTTTCCTAAAAATATAGAACACCAGCACTTAATACAAACCTATAAATGCCTTATTGAACCGTTAGGAATTAACTTATCTAACAATAAACCTGAACTATTTTTAAGTGAAAAAGAAATATTTGATGCAAAAGAGTTGTTAAATAATGAAGGTATTGATTGGAACGCGCCTATAATCGGAATTAATCCAGGGGCAGCTTATGGATCAGCTAAGTGTTGGCCTCCCGAGCGGTTCACCGCTTTATGTCAAAAACTTTTATCAAAACATCAATTATCAATAGTTTTTTTTGGAGATTCACAAACTTCAAATTTAGTGCGTGATATTTGCCAATCCTTACCTAAAAATGTTATAAATTTGGCTGGGAAAACGACCCTTCGACAACTAATGGCCTTAATTGCTCAATGTAATGCCTTTTTGACTAACGACAGTGGTCCTATGCATATTGCCTCGGCATTACAAGTACCTTTAGTAGCTATTTTCGGATCTACTTCAGAAGTAAAAACGGGTCCATATCATAATGAAACTGTTATACACAAAAAAGTAGAATGTTCGCCTTGTTTTAAAAGGACATGTCCAATTGATTTTAAATGTATGAAAAACATTGAAATTGAAGAAGTTTACCATGAATTATTAAAATTAATCTCATGAGTTTTCTCTAAAAAATGAATTCTTTAAGATAAAAAAAGTTTATTGAATTTATAGTACTAATAAACTTCAAAGAGAAAAATATTGCCATATTTATTTTTTTTCATTATTAGACATAGTAATCGTTCTATAGATACACTATGCTACTAGACACATAATAAATTAATTTAAGAATTATATTTGCTATAAAAACATTTTAACAAATTAATAATATTTAATTGTTTACTGTAGTAATTTGACTTAAGTATGTTTATTTCTGACAAATAACGACCTTAAAATTACATTGTAAGACACTTAATGAATTATGAGATAAGTTTAAGTTGAGTAGTCACTGGAAAGCTAAAAGTTATTTAAGGTAAATAGTCTATGAATGAATACTTTATAGATCTTGATTGTCTTTTAAAGAAAAGGCATAATAGAGAAGCATTAGCAATAAAGGATTTTGTTGCAGCTCAAGAAAATTTGAGAAAACTAAATGTTAAACTCCAAATTTTAAAAAAAGAGCTCATAACAATTAAAACTCAAACTAGTTCCATTTCAGGTAGTTACTGGGATGTATTGCATAAGCAATTGCTAGATCATCATAAGGCTTTAACAAAAGCAAAAGAAAATTTTGAAAATAAAAAATATATGCTTATTCAAGCAATAAGAAAAAGAAAAATGCTTGAAATAATCAAAGAAAAAAAACAAAAAAATTTTCTAAATGACATTAAAAAATCTCTCAACAAAAATTTTCCAAAAAATTAAATCAACGCAATCTTTATCCTTACTAACGCAAGTATCAAAGTTTACTTTGGAAAAACAGTTATCTTTCATTCACCAAATTGAAAAAATTGATCTTAGATTGATAAAAAAACAGCAAAAGGTTTTGAAAGAAACGAATAAATCACTTTGTGATTTAAAGCCCATTAATTTTGTAGAAAAAAGTGGCAAAATTTCCAGAATAGAGCTTGGAAAAAAAGTACTAAAACAAGGTAAAGTCGGTTGCTTAGTTGTAGCTGGTGGACAAGGAACGAGGCTTGGTAGTAATGCACCAAAAGGGTTTTACCCGATAACAATATGTAAACAAAAAAGTTTATTTCAGTTACTTTGTGAAAAAATTTTAGCAGCGTCAATATATTCTAAGCATCCTCTACCCCTTGCTGTAATGACTTCTCCTAAAAATTTTTTAGAAACAAAAAACTTTTTTAAGGCTCATAATTATTTTGGTTTAGCAGAGAATCAAGTTTCATTTTTTGTACAAGATCAATTGCCTTATTTAAGTGATGAAGGTAGTTTGATTATCGATTCAGATGATAATCTTGCATTAGCACCCGATGGTAATGGTAAAGCATTGCACAAATTCTGGCAAAGTGGCCTTGGAATAGAATGGGAAAAAAAAGGAATTGAATATGTAAATTTCATTCTAATCGATAATGTTCTCGCAGACCCTTTTGATATGGAATTGTTAGGAATACTACAAGAAACTCATGCTGAAGTTGCCGTTAAAGTAATTCCAAGAATTAGCAAGGAAGAAAAGGTTGGAGTCATAGGAAAAATTGGCAAAAAAATTAAAGTAGTAGAGTATTCTGAAATAGATAAAAATTTAGAAGAAAATGAAATGATTTTTCATTATGCCAATATTAGTTGTTTTTTGTTTACTATGAATTTTATAAAAAAAATATCTTCAAAAACAATCCCTCTACATAAGCAATTAAAACCTATAGATAGCAAACTAAATGGTTATAAATTTGAGTATTATATTTTTGATGTAATCCCTTTTGCTACAAAAGTTGCCATCCTTGAATACCCTCGATGGCAAACATTTGCTCCTCTAAAAAATAAGGAGGGCAATGACAGTGTTAAGATGGTACAAAAAAGCATTCTTGAAAGAGAAAAAAAAATCTTAGCAGCTGTAACTGAAAAAGAGGTCATGTGTAATTTTTTTGAATTAGATCCTCAATTTTATTACCCAACGGATGAGCTTTTACAATTTTGGAAGGGAAAAACAATTCAGCCAGGTTATGTTCCAAGTTTTAAAGAAATTAACTAAATAATTTTGGTTAATTCATTTTTTTTTAAGAACCATCCATTACATTCACTACTTCCCACATTTAACAACCTCCTACCTTGCATTATACTAGTAAATGATGTATGAGTAACACCTATACACGTAAGGTACTTATGAAAGTTGGTTTTTTAGGTTTAGGGAGTTGGGGCTTTTGTTTAGCAAAACTTTTAAGTAAAAAAGGATTTTCCGTTACTGGATGGTCAACAAATCCTGAATTAGTTCAATCTTTAAAACAAGGAAAAGAACATCCCTATTTAAAAGGCCAAACCTTGCCAGCTGACATGAAAATTACATTAGATTTAAACGAAGCTATTGAACAAGCAGATTGCATTGTAGAAGCTGTGACATCGGCCGGCCTTAGAAATGTTTTTGAACAAGTAAAATTTTTTAATAAGTCTCCCTGTCCAGTTGTGGTTACCTCTAAAGGAATTGAGCAAAATAGTGGTTTAATCTTGCCAGCTGTAGCCCTCGAGGTATTGGGAGAATCTTTCTTAAATCACATTGGATTTTTAAGTGGGCCAAGCTTTGCTCAAGAAGTAGCAAAGGGTTTGCCAACTTCTGTTGTAGGCTCTGGATTTAGAAGCGAAACATCTAAATTTGTGTGTGATTTATTTACTACCCTGACATTTAGAGTATATCCTAATAATGATATTAATGGAGTTGCCTATGGAGGCGCTTTAAAAAACATTATAGCAATTGCTTGTGGTATCTGTGAGGGCTTAGGATTCGGTTTTAGTTCAAGAGCTGCATTGATGACAAGAGGCTTACATGAAATTCGTAAATTAGCAGAGGCCCAAGGATGCAAAAAAGAAACCATTTACGGACTATCTGGAATGGGTGATCTTTGCCTTACTTGTAGTTCAATGATGAGTAGAAACTATAGATTTGGATATTTGCTAGCCCAAGGCAAAACCCCAGAAATGGCACATAGAGAAATTGAAATGGTAGTAGAAGGCTCCTACACATGCGTTTCAACTTTGCAACTAAGTCAAAAATTAAATATACCAATGCCTATCACAGAAACTGTGTATAAAATCATTTATAAGAATTTAAATCCAAAAGATGCCGTAAGGTTATTAATGGAAAGAGCTATAAAGGAAGAACATCTTTAAATCTAAATATAATACATTCCTATAGAAGAATTTTTATAGTAGAAGAGTCAAGGCAATTATCTTAAGTTTGAGGTACTGATGAGAGTGATTAATCCAGGTGAAATGGCAAGAATTGAAAAACTTTCCTATAAAGATGGTTTTTCAGACGCTGAATTTATGGAAGAAGCGGGTAGAGGAATTTCTTTGGGTATTCAAAACTATATAGAAAAAAATAGCTTATCCAAAAGGATTATATTAGTTTGTGGAAAAGGTAATAATGCTGGCGATGCTTATGTATGCGGTAAATATCTATTAGAAAGTGATTATGAAGTTATTGCTTTACAAACTTTTCCAATCGAAAGCTGTTCCGCACTTTGTCAAAAAAATTTTTATACATTCAAAGAAAAAGGTGGAGTAGTAAAATTTATACA contains these protein-coding regions:
- a CDS encoding chromosome segregation protein SMC, which translates into the protein MSQTNHLNTFAIEDKKRLEKQLLFLHEKYRNVEQQLKVSLEQESKWKEQLLKLRAVLQDKENKIIELEKFEFGLKRLTKQNIERDHTLENLLEQNKKNLAIQSQLEQQYNIEKAHVEKLKEEGKELHLKNKVLEEMLFECNETEKRNISKIEQLKEKLDSLQANYYEEQRLKLDAENELENIRRQFDQLKEKVNKNFEEKVQKQCQIDELIARLNDEKNSHQKTKEELKEKELILNESNKELESIRSTLAKTIRDVKDLEGKYIEVVSQKSQIHSKMTQLQKILELQKNELREVGEKLQIALKNEQENALIFEKEKDSLQQELLLKTEEIHEQANVYKKIEGVCQELQKEQENLNQELINKQQVIENLKSEIIQLKESIITLEEDLQLAQQHLAKKVKDHAILQDSNDLQKETLNGLNEQNTILREKIDDLNLKIDSYQQIEKNGNEQIKNWEKKYVDLHDKWQVLSKKIDQYKKIEEKHLQMQSLLEKFNELLINEISTPNVKAELKSIVKPDEKLILNEVYSENKEEDNSLALFSQSSKNTSIRKSLFD
- the rfaF gene encoding ADP-heptose--LPS heptosyltransferase 2, with the protein product MQINLKPTPSNIIIRMPNWIGDSIMASAIIKDIRTKYPNSKITLLCQGAIHQLFLHNPFVDEVLQFKKPNGWIHRIHHFELIDILQKGQYDLGILLPNSFSSAWWFYRGKVKNRLGYTGHNRSWLLNYPIPFPKNIEHQHLIQTYKCLIEPLGINLSNNKPELFLSEKEIFDAKELLNNEGIDWNAPIIGINPGAAYGSAKCWPPERFTALCQKLLSKHQLSIVFFGDSQTSNLVRDICQSLPKNVINLAGKTTLRQLMALIAQCNAFLTNDSGPMHIASALQVPLVAIFGSTSEVKTGPYHNETVIHKKVECSPCFKRTCPIDFKCMKNIEIEEVYHELLKLIS
- a CDS encoding putative uridylyltransferase, with protein sequence MTLKNLSTKIFQKIKSTQSLSLLTQVSKFTLEKQLSFIHQIEKIDLRLIKKQQKVLKETNKSLCDLKPINFVEKSGKISRIELGKKVLKQGKVGCLVVAGGQGTRLGSNAPKGFYPITICKQKSLFQLLCEKILAASIYSKHPLPLAVMTSPKNFLETKNFFKAHNYFGLAENQVSFFVQDQLPYLSDEGSLIIDSDDNLALAPDGNGKALHKFWQSGLGIEWEKKGIEYVNFILIDNVLADPFDMELLGILQETHAEVAVKVIPRISKEEKVGVIGKIGKKIKVVEYSEIDKNLEENEMIFHYANISCFLFTMNFIKKISSKTIPLHKQLKPIDSKLNGYKFEYYIFDVIPFATKVAILEYPRWQTFAPLKNKEGNDSVKMVQKSILEREKKILAAVTEKEVMCNFFELDPQFYYPTDELLQFWKGKTIQPGYVPSFKEIN
- the gpsA gene encoding Glycerol-3-phosphate dehydrogenase [NAD(P)+]; amino-acid sequence: MKVGFLGLGSWGFCLAKLLSKKGFSVTGWSTNPELVQSLKQGKEHPYLKGQTLPADMKITLDLNEAIEQADCIVEAVTSAGLRNVFEQVKFFNKSPCPVVVTSKGIEQNSGLILPAVALEVLGESFLNHIGFLSGPSFAQEVAKGLPTSVVGSGFRSETSKFVCDLFTTLTFRVYPNNDINGVAYGGALKNIIAIACGICEGLGFGFSSRAALMTRGLHEIRKLAEAQGCKKETIYGLSGMGDLCLTCSSMMSRNYRFGYLLAQGKTPEMAHREIEMVVEGSYTCVSTLQLSQKLNIPMPITETVYKIIYKNLNPKDAVRLLMERAIKEEHL